The proteins below are encoded in one region of Lysobacterales bacterium:
- a CDS encoding acylphosphatase translates to MAAEAAARFLVAGRVQGVGFRAATRAQAGALGLSGQARNLPDGRVEVLAVGPAAALADLERWLHRGPPLARVETVVRQPLATDEVMPGTFRIAR, encoded by the coding sequence ATGGCGGCTGAAGCGGCGGCGCGCTTCCTGGTCGCCGGCCGCGTCCAGGGCGTCGGCTTCCGGGCAGCCACCCGCGCTCAGGCGGGTGCGCTTGGCCTCTCCGGCCAGGCCCGCAACCTGCCCGACGGTCGCGTCGAAGTGCTGGCCGTCGGCCCGGCCGCAGCACTGGCCGATCTGGAGCGCTGGCTCCACCGCGGGCCGCCACTGGCGCGCGTCGAGACCGTGGTGCGGCAACCGCTGGCGACCGACGAGGTCATGCCCGGCACGTTCCGGATCGCCCGTTGA
- the wrbA gene encoding NAD(P)H:quinone oxidoreductase, producing the protein MAEILVLYFSRSGHTAAMARRIARGIEEVEGMQARLRTVPPVAAVTRVAEPPEPADGAPYASLDDLRACAGLVLGSPTRFGTMAAPLKHFLDGTGQDWLAGTLVGKPAAVFTSTGTLHGGQESTLLGMMLPLLHHGALLVGLPFTQPELNTTRSGGTPYGASHLAGVQGENDLDATEATLCRALGRRVAHTARLLAGP; encoded by the coding sequence ATGGCAGAGATCCTGGTGCTCTACTTTAGCCGCAGCGGGCATACCGCCGCGATGGCCCGGCGCATCGCGCGCGGCATCGAGGAGGTGGAGGGCATGCAGGCCCGCCTGCGCACGGTGCCGCCGGTGGCGGCAGTGACCCGCGTGGCGGAGCCGCCCGAGCCCGCCGATGGCGCCCCCTACGCCAGCCTGGACGACCTGCGCGCGTGCGCCGGGCTGGTGCTGGGCAGCCCGACCCGGTTCGGCACCATGGCCGCGCCGCTCAAGCATTTCCTGGACGGTACCGGCCAGGACTGGCTGGCCGGCACCCTGGTCGGCAAGCCGGCCGCCGTGTTCACCTCGACCGGCACCCTGCATGGCGGCCAGGAATCGACCCTGCTCGGCATGATGCTGCCGCTGCTGCACCACGGCGCGCTGCTGGTCGGCCTGCCGTTCACCCAGCCGGAGCTCAACACCACGCGCAGCGGCGGCACCCCCTACGGCGCCAGCCACCTGGCGGGCGTGCAGGGCGAGAACGACCTGGACGCCACCGAGGCGACGCTGTGCCGGGCGCTTGGCCGCCGTGTCGCGCATACCGCGCGACTTCTGGCCGGACCATGA
- a CDS encoding TlpA family protein disulfide reductase: MRKTSLLLAVLIFLAGSVPPLAAQPAKSLVGTRPDLSVDTLDHGRFDLADQRGRWVVVNFWATWCAPCIKEIPELSALADRDDVEVIGLDFEEIEREDLLAFLVRHPARYPIAPIDVYDPPTAFPVPRGMPMTYVLDPAGVVAEAFLGPVTGADIEAVIARGPAPVGAADGAVDEGPRHADDGG, translated from the coding sequence ATGAGGAAGACGTCCCTGTTGCTGGCTGTGCTGATCTTCCTGGCCGGGTCGGTGCCGCCGCTCGCCGCGCAACCGGCCAAGTCCCTGGTCGGCACCCGCCCCGATCTTTCGGTGGACACGCTGGACCATGGCCGCTTCGACCTGGCCGACCAGCGCGGGCGCTGGGTGGTGGTCAACTTCTGGGCGACCTGGTGCGCGCCCTGCATCAAGGAGATCCCGGAGCTGTCGGCGCTGGCCGACCGCGACGACGTCGAGGTGATCGGCCTGGACTTCGAGGAGATCGAGCGCGAGGACCTGCTGGCCTTCCTGGTACGCCATCCGGCGCGCTATCCGATCGCGCCGATCGACGTCTACGACCCGCCGACGGCCTTCCCGGTGCCGCGCGGGATGCCGATGACCTATGTGCTCGATCCCGCCGGCGTGGTCGCCGAGGCCTTCCTCGGCCCGGTCACCGGCGCCGACATCGAGGCGGTGATCGCTCGCGGTCCGGCGCCGGTCGGTGCAGCGGACGGCGCCGTCGATGAAGGCCCGCGCCACGCTGACGATGGCGGCTGA
- a CDS encoding virulence factor BrkB family protein, translated as MRRWLPARLGRFDLDRGKAFFRYLWHRFWDDNCFQYAGSLSYTTVFALVPLTVAVFGILSAFPVFEGWSQHLRVFVFTNFVPAAGESIDAYLGQFADNASRLTSVGVVALFLSALLMMYSIEDAYNRIFRVTRTRRPVSRFVVYWTILSLGPLLVATGLAMSTYLFTLPLIADIDRGYGLTDRLLALVPGVVTWLALTLSYAIVPNTEVRWRHAALGALAATILFELGKRAFAMYLTNVPSYERIYGAFAVLPIFLFWIYLSWNIVLLGASLSAVLSSFRYHTEERKLPTGHEFAAVLRLIEALALAHAHGRGLGLEALHDRVGGLSDEQLLRCLADLERLNVVERTSLGQWRVIRDLSQVRLADVYEAGGHRLPLTRRGGEPDGADRLLAQTGSAVEPILTQTVAQYLAAVRAEEAR; from the coding sequence GTGAGGCGCTGGCTGCCGGCGCGACTGGGCCGCTTCGACCTGGACCGCGGCAAGGCCTTCTTCCGCTACCTGTGGCACCGGTTCTGGGACGACAACTGCTTCCAGTACGCCGGCTCGCTGTCCTACACCACGGTGTTCGCCCTGGTGCCGCTGACCGTGGCGGTGTTCGGCATCCTGTCGGCGTTTCCGGTGTTCGAGGGCTGGTCGCAGCACCTGCGCGTGTTCGTGTTCACCAATTTCGTGCCGGCCGCCGGCGAATCGATCGATGCTTACCTGGGCCAGTTCGCCGACAACGCCTCGCGGCTGACCAGCGTCGGCGTGGTGGCGCTGTTCCTCAGCGCCCTGCTGATGATGTATTCGATCGAGGACGCGTACAACCGCATCTTCCGGGTCACCCGGACGCGGCGGCCGGTGTCGCGCTTCGTCGTCTACTGGACAATCCTTTCGCTGGGGCCGCTGCTGGTCGCCACCGGTCTGGCGATGAGCACCTACCTGTTCACGCTGCCGCTGATCGCCGATATCGACCGGGGCTACGGACTGACCGACCGTCTGCTCGCGCTCGTGCCTGGCGTGGTGACCTGGCTGGCGCTGACCCTGAGTTACGCGATCGTGCCCAATACCGAGGTGCGCTGGCGCCATGCCGCGCTGGGCGCCCTGGCCGCCACCATCCTGTTCGAGCTGGGCAAGCGCGCGTTCGCGATGTACCTGACCAACGTGCCGTCCTACGAGCGCATCTATGGCGCCTTCGCGGTGCTTCCGATCTTCCTTTTCTGGATCTACCTGTCCTGGAACATCGTGCTGCTGGGCGCCTCATTGTCGGCGGTGCTCAGCTCGTTCCGCTACCACACCGAGGAACGCAAGCTGCCCACCGGCCACGAGTTCGCCGCCGTGCTGCGCCTGATCGAGGCGCTGGCGCTGGCCCATGCGCACGGTCGCGGCCTGGGCCTGGAGGCCCTGCACGACCGCGTTGGCGGGTTGAGCGACGAGCAGCTGCTGCGCTGCCTGGCCGACCTGGAGCGGCTGAACGTGGTCGAGCGGACCTCGCTGGGTCAGTGGCGCGTCATCCGCGACCTCTCGCAGGTGCGCCTGGCAGACGTCTACGAGGCCGGCGGCCACCGCCTGCCACTGACCCGCCGCGGCGGCGAGCCCGACGGCGCCGACCGCCTGCTGGCGCAGACTGGCAGCGCCGTCGAGCCGATCCTCACGCAGACCGTGGCACAGTATCTGGCCGCCGTACGTGCCGAGGAAGCCCGATGA
- a CDS encoding DUF2069 domain-containing protein: MSADLLASPGLARPLAVVRVGLLALLVLQLVWHGLLPPPRSALGWTALALTVLPLLAVLPGAWRGRPLPLFWANLLALVYFCHGVTEAWTEPAQRGLALLEVALAVLVVCAYGLLGIRSRRAARAAGLLPPRH; encoded by the coding sequence ATGAGCGCGGATCTGCTCGCCAGCCCCGGGCTGGCCCGCCCGCTGGCCGTGGTGCGCGTCGGCCTGCTCGCCCTGCTGGTATTGCAGCTGGTCTGGCACGGCCTGTTGCCACCACCGCGTTCGGCGCTGGGCTGGACCGCCCTGGCGCTAACCGTGCTGCCGCTGCTGGCGGTCCTGCCCGGCGCCTGGCGCGGCCGGCCGCTGCCGCTGTTCTGGGCGAACCTGCTGGCCCTGGTGTACTTCTGCCACGGCGTCACCGAGGCCTGGACGGAACCCGCGCAGCGCGGCCTGGCCCTGCTCGAGGTCGCGCTTGCCGTCCTGGTCGTGTGCGCGTACGGCCTGCTCGGCATCCGCAGCCGTCGCGCCGCCCGTGCCGCCGGCCTGCTGCCGCCGCGCCACTGA